In Camelina sativa cultivar DH55 chromosome 16, Cs, whole genome shotgun sequence, a single window of DNA contains:
- the LOC104753117 gene encoding collagen alpha-2(IV) chain-like, with protein sequence MAKPHGRRRSSSRTNLASCAVATVFLLILLVVLLVVYFTVFKPKDPKISVNAVQLPSFAVSNNTANFTFSQYVAVRNPNRAVFSHYDSSIQLLYSGNQVGFMFIPAGKIDSGRIQYMAATFTVQSFPISPPSSSAISTVSAAVVPDSPVMPGPPDFTVAPRNPETPDLPGNPETPDLPGNPETPDFPGNPGPPSIPRNPGSPLFPGNPGAPVLPRNPGSPEFPGNAPIIPGTPAFPRNPNPPVFPGNPGSGNPRNMGPPGFPGTGAPPGFPGTPGGFGGGGTGPTLGDGYANPGFGYGNRVGPTMEIESKMELAGRVKVLHVFTHHVVAKSDCRVTVSIADGSVLGFHC encoded by the coding sequence ATGGCCAAACCACACGGTCGTCGCCGTTCTTCCAGCCGAACAAATCTAGCTTCTTGCGCCGTCGCCACCGTCTTCTTGCTCATCTTACTCGTGGTCCTCCTTGTCGTTTACTTCACAGTCTTCAAACCAAAAGACCCCAAGATCTCCGTTAACGCCGTCCAACTCCCGTCGTTCGCCGTCTCCAACAATACAGCTAACTTCACCTTCTCTCAGTACGTCGCCGTTAGAAACCCCAACCGTGCCGTTTTCTCTCATTACGACAGCTCTATTCAGCTCCTTTACTCGGGTAATCAAGTCGGGTTTATGTTCATACCCGCTGGTAAAATTGATTCGGGTCGGATTCAATACATGGCCGCCACTTTCACCGTCCAATCTTTCCCTATTTCTCCTCCTTCCTCCTCCGCCATCTCCACCGTCTCCGCTGCCGTTGTTCCAGATTCGCCGGTAATGCCTGGTCCTCCGGATTTCACCGTCGCTCCGAGAAACCCTGAAACTCCGGATTTACCGGGAAACCCTGAAACTCCCGATTTACCGGGAAACCCGGAAACGCCGGATTTTCCTGGGAATCCGGGTCCTCCGAGTATTCCGAGGAATCCAGGCTCGCCGCTGTTTCCGGGGAACCCAGGAGCTCCAGTTTTACCGAGGAATCCAGGCTCGCCGGAGTTTCCAGGAAATGCCCCGATAATTCCGGGTACTCCGGCGTTTCCGAGAAACCCAAATCCACCGGTTTTTCCAGGGAATCCCGGGTCGGGTAACCCGAGAAATATGGGTCCGCCGGGGTTTCCAGGAACCGGAGCTCCGCCTGGATTTCCGGGTACGCCGGGAGGATTCGGCGGGGGAGGAACAGGGCCAACTCTAGGAGATGGATATGCGAATCCGGGTTTCGGGTATGGGAATCGGGTCGGACCAACGATGGAGATAGAGTCGAAGATGGAGTTAGCGGGTCGGGTCAAAGTACTGCACGTGTTCACACATCACGTGGTCGCTAAATCGGATTGTCGGGTCACCGTCTCTATTGCCGATGGATCCGTCTTGGGCTTCCAttgctaa